Part of the Mycolicibacterium mengxianglii genome is shown below.
GCCGCCGTGTTTTTCGGCTGGGAACTGACTGTGGTCATGGAGGTGTCCTTCACGTCCGTCACATCGACTCGGCGGCCTCGGCCGGCGCCAGCCCGAGGCTGCCCGACCGGCCGGCGGTGATCAGCTCGACCACCTGGCTGTGGGTGACGTCGGTGGTCTTGACGTCGGCGGCCACCCGGCCCAGGTAGAGCGCACAGATCCGGTCGGCGACTTCGAAGACGTCGACCATGTTGTGTGAGATCAGCACCACGCCCACGCCCTTGTCGGCCAGCCGGCGGACCAGGTCGATGACCTGGCGGGTCTGCGCGACACCGAGTGCGGCCGTGGGTTCGTCGAGCAGCACCACTTTGGAGTTCCACAGCACCGACTTGGCGATCGCCACCGTCTGGCGCTGACCGCCGGACAGGCTCGAGACCGTCTGTCGCACCGACTTCACCGTGCGCACCGACAGCGACATCAGCGCTTCCCGCGCCATGGTCTCCATCCGCGCCTCATCGAGCATCCCGCGGTGTTTGAGTTCGCGCCCGAGAAACATGTTTTCGACGATGTCGAGGTTGTCGCACAGTGCGAGGTCCTGGTAGACGACTTCGACGCCGAGTTCCGAGACATCGTTGGGACTGTGCACGGTAACCGGTTTGCCTTCGAAGAGGTAGGTGCCGGTGTCGATCGAATGAATGCCGGCAATCGCTTTCACCAGCGTCGACTTTCCGGCGCCGTTATCGCCTACCAGCGCGGTGACCTCACCGGGGTAGACCCGGAAATCCACATCGTGCAGCACATGCACCACACCGAAACTCTTGTTGACACCCTGCAATTCGAGCAGCGGCGTACGTGGTCCCGACTCAACCCCGGCGGTCATCTGCGCTCAGACCCCGGCCGCGGTGCACATCGCCGCGAACTGCCCGGCGCACACCTCGTCCTTGGACTGGCCACCGTCGGTGAACACCACGTCGACGGTCTCCTTGGTGATCGCCTTCGGCGTCAGGAGCACCGAGGGGACGTCGCGCCCGCCCTGGTCGTCGCGGGAGGTGCTGTTGGTGTCCGGTTGCTTGCCGGTCGCGAGCGCGATCGCAGCCTCGGCCAGCGCACCGGCTTCTTCGGTGGCCGATTTGTACACCGACATGCACTGCGTTCCCGCAAGGATGTTCTGCAGGCCCTCGACGGTGGCGTCCTGCCCGGTGACCGGCACCTGTCCGGCGCGCTTGTTCTTCTCCAGAATCGAGATGACCGACCCGGCGAGACCGTCATTGGCCGCGTAGACGCCGTCGACCTTGCCGTCGGCGGCAGTGTAGAGCTGTTCGAAGATCGTCACGGCCTTGTCGTTGTCCCAGTCGGGCACGGCCTGCTCACCGACCGCCGTGATGGTCGGGGTGGCGTCGAGGACCGAGTGCGCGCCGGCCGAGAACAGGGTGGCGTTGTTGTCGGTGGGGGAGCCGTTGAGGAACACGACGTTGGCAGGTCTGCCGCCCAGACAATCGACGAGGCCCTGGCCTTGCAGCTCACCGACTTTCGTGTTGTCGAAGGAGATGTAGACATCGGCCGAACCCCCGAGGGTCAGCCGGTCGTAGTCGATCGTCTTGACGCCCTGGGCGGCGGCTTTCTGCTGGATCGAGGCGCCGCTGTCGGAGTCGAGGTTCACCAGGGCCAGAACCGTCACTCCGTCGGCGATCATGCCGTCGGCAATGGTGGCCATCTGGTCGGCCGACCCCTCAGCGTTCTGGATGCTGTATTCGACGCCGGCTTCCTTGAACGCGGATTCGAGCGCGGGCCGGTCCTTGGTCTCCCACCGCACCGACGACTTGGTGTCCGGCAGGATGACCCCGATCTTGCCTTTGCCGGACTGCTCACCTCCGCCGCCGGAGTCGGAACTGCTGCATGCGCTGAGCGTCACGCCGATGACGGCGGCCAACGACAGGGCGGTAAGCAGGGTGCTCGTGCGTTTCACGGAACTCGCCTCCGGGGATGTGAAGTGATGTGCGGATGTGTGGTGGTGGCGCGGACCGTAGGGCCGAGCTTTTGTTGTCTCGAGCAACTTATAACGTGACTCACATCACGTCCAGCAGAATGACTCATCTGTGTCCGTAGCCCGGCCGGCGCGCGCTACCGGGCGCCCAACAGGTGCTCGATAGCCAGTTGGTTCAGCTTGACGAACCCGAAACCCTTTGCACCGAAATAAGAGTCGGCATCGAAGTCCTCGTACGCAGACCGGTCTGCCAGCAGGTCGGCATACGTTTCACCGGGGTCGAGGGTGGGGGTCTTCAGCTCAGCCACCTTTGCCTGCGCCATCGCCTCCGCGACAGCCGGGTCGGAGCGGAAGGTAGCGGCCCTGGCGCGCAGCAGCAGATACATCCGCATATTCGCCGCCGCCGACTCCCACACCCCGTCGATGTCTTCGGTGCGGCTGGGCTTGAAGTCGAAATGCCGCGGGCCCGAATAGGCGGGACCCCCGGTGGGCCCGCCGTGTTCGAGCAGGTCCACCAAGGCGAAGGCGTTGGCGAGGTCACCGTGGCCGAAGACGAGATCCTGGTCGAACTTGATCCCGCGCTGGCCGTTGAGATCGATGTGGAACAGCTTGTCGCTGTAGAGCGCCTGGCTGATGCCGTGCATGAAGTTGAGTCCGGACATCTGTTCGTGGCCGGTTTCGGGGTTGACGCCCACCAGCTCGGGATGCGCCAGGGTGTCGATGAACGCCAGCGCGTGGCCCACTGTCGGGAGCAGGATGTCGCCGCGTGGCTCGTTGGGCTTGGGTTCGATGGCGAACCGCAGCGGTAAGCCCTGGTCGATGGCGTACTGGCACAGCAGGTCGAGAGCTTCACCGTAGCGGGCCAGGGCGGCACGGACATCTTTGGCGGAGTCGTATTCGCTGCCCTCGCGTCCACCCCACAGCACAAACGTCTGAGCGCCGAGCTCGGCGGCCAGGTCGATGTTGCGCAGCACCTTGCGGAGCGCGAACCGGCGCACCGTGCGGTCGTTGCTGGTGAAGCCGCCGTCCTTGAACACCGGCTGGGTGAACAGGTTGGTGGTGACCATCGGCACCACCATCCCGTGGGCTCGCAGTGCCGCGGTGAGCCGGTCGATGGCACGTCGGCGTTCGGCCTCGGAGCTGCCGAAGGCGAACAGGTCGTCGTCGTGGAACGTCAGCCCGTAGGCCCCCAGTTCGGCGAGCCGCTCGACTGCTTCGACGGCATCGAGAGCGGGGCGCGTGGCGACGCCGAAGGGATCGTTACCGGTCCAGCCGACTGTCCACAAGCCGAAGGAGAATTTGTCGGCGGGCCGGGGAATCAGATCGTCGACTGCCGACACGCTGGATTCGAGAACGGACATGTGATGCTCCTCGGGGATCATGGCGTGGACGTTCGCAGCGCCATGTAGGCAAAACGGGTATTTGTTCTGCAAGCGAACTTAAGATGTGGGCTGAGCCACTGTCAAGGACTGAATGTGAGGCTGAAGAGCGATGAATGACCGCCGCGCCGCGCGGGTCGGCACCAGTACCGATGACGTCCGCCGACGCAACCTGTCCAGTGTGCTCACTCTGGTGCACCACAACAGGGCGCTCAGCAGGGCGGAGCTGACCCGGCGGACGGGGCTGTCCCGGTCGACCATCAAGGACCTGGTCGAAGAACTCGCCGAGCGTGGGCTGGTGGTCGAGTCGCCGGCGCTGGGGGTGTCGCAGGTCGGCCGCCCCAGTCCTATCGTGAGCCCGGGGAATCAGGCTCTGGCCGTGGCGATCACTCCGGAAGTCGACGCCATCACCGTCGGAGTGGTGGGCATGGGCGGGCTGGTGCTCAACGAGATCCGGTGCCCGACCGAGAGGGTCCCCACCGTTTCGGACGCGGTGACCATCGCCGCGGCCACCATCGACAGGATCCGCGAAGGCCTTGATCAGGGCCACACGCTCACCGCCGTCGGCGTCGCTGTTCCCGGTCTGGTGCATGGCCCGGGATCTGCGGTGCAGCTGGCGCCGAACCTGGATTGGCACGACGCCGAGATTGGCCAAATGCTCAGCAAGGCAACGGAATTGCCGGTGTATGCGGCCAATGACGCCAATGTGGGCGCAGTCGCCGAACATCTCTTCGGAAGGCATGGCAACGCCGATCACATGATCTATGTCAACGGCGGCCCCAGCGGTATCGGCGCCGGTTTCGTGGTGGCCGGAAGTCTGCTCGGTGGGGTGGCCGGATACGCCGGCGAGCTGGGACATACCTATGTCGGCGGCCGCGAGCGGTGCCACTGCGGCAGCGTCGGTTGCCTGGAGACCGAAGTCACCCAGGCACCGTTGCTGAGGTTGCTCACCGAACTGGACAACCATGAGTCCGACGACCACCCGGTGACCCACAACGGGGCCGAGCTGGACGTGATCAATCGGCAAGCCCGGTCGCTGGCCATCGCTCTGGGCAACGCGGTCAACATGCTGAACCCGAGGCTCATAGTGCTGGGCGGCTTCCTGCGCCTGTTCTGCGCCTATGCCGCCGAGGTACTGCGGGGTGAGCTGTCGTACCGGAGTATGCGGGCGCCACGGGACCTGGTGCGTGTTGTGCCGGCCAACCTGGGTTCGGAGACCCTGATGATCGGCGCGGCCGAGCTGGCGTTCGCACCGTTGCTTGCGAATCCGGGGGACTACTGAACCGGACTACCGGACGGCGATCACCAGCGCATCGACTGCGACCGCGCCCTCGGTCGAGAGGATCACGGGGTTGGCCTCGACAGCTGTCAGGCTGTGGCCGAGTTCGACTGCCAGGCAGGAGAATTCGACGACGACCTCGACCAGCGCGAGAGCGGCTTTCACTGCTCATCCGGTGGACCTGTGTGCCCGAAGGTCGTGGTGGCCGGAGCTGAATAGATCTCGTCGTTCAGCAGGCGGAATCGGGTTCCTGATCTTCGACACAGGGATGTGGTCCTGGCGTCGCATCGTCCTGCGAACAGGCCAGCGCCTCGCCCACGGCGCGTTGCGCCAGCTCGTGCAATGTCGTGCGCTGGTCGTCGTCGAGTGCAGTGAGCACCCGTCGTTCGACGTCGATCAATACGGCCTCGATATCAGCCAGCCGGTCGGCTCCGGCCTGGGTGAGGGCGACCTTGTGCCTGCGGCGGTCCGGCGGACGTCGACGGCGTTCGATCAGGCCGAGGTCTTCCAGTTCGTTGAGGAGTCCGACGACGTTGGTCGGATCAATCCGCAACATCCCGGCGAGTTCGGACTGCTGACGTTCGCCGAAGTCGCGCAGCAGTGTCAGGGCGATGACGTGGCGGGCGCGGAGGCCGAATCGTGCGATCTCGGATTCGGACTCGGTGCGCAGTCGGCGAGTCAGTTGCTCCAGTAGCGGGCCCACCAACTGCTGGTTCGGCGAGACAACGGGGAGCTCGGTCACGTACCCAGGTTAGTGGAATAGATCGATCGTATATCTGGTATAGATAGTTTGTCATACACAAACTATCGATGGGGCATCAGATATGGCACACCTTCTCCACATCGACACCTCCATTCAGGGCATGCGTTCGATCAGTCGTCGGCTGACCGCAAGAGCAGCGGCGCGCTGGCGGGCCGCTCACCCGGAAGGCACGGTGACCTACCGCGATCTCGCCGAGGATCCGTTGCCGCACCTGGATGGGGCCGGTGGCCTGGCGGCGATGGTGCCCCCGGATCAGCACACCCCGGCGCAGGCGGCTGTCTACGCGCGCAGCCTGGCGCTGATTAACGAGATCAAGGAAGCCGATACCGTTCTCGTCGGGCTGCCGCTGTACAACTTCGGACCGCCGAGCACTCTCAAGGCCTGGGTGGACCACCTGATCGTTCCCGGAGCGTCCTACGATCCCGCTACCCACCAGGGAC
Proteins encoded:
- a CDS encoding ATP-binding cassette domain-containing protein; the encoded protein is MTAGVESGPRTPLLELQGVNKSFGVVHVLHDVDFRVYPGEVTALVGDNGAGKSTLVKAIAGIHSIDTGTYLFEGKPVTVHSPNDVSELGVEVVYQDLALCDNLDIVENMFLGRELKHRGMLDEARMETMAREALMSLSVRTVKSVRQTVSSLSGGQRQTVAIAKSVLWNSKVVLLDEPTAALGVAQTRQVIDLVRRLADKGVGVVLISHNMVDVFEVADRICALYLGRVAADVKTTDVTHSQVVELITAGRSGSLGLAPAEAAESM
- a CDS encoding sugar ABC transporter substrate-binding protein; the encoded protein is MKRTSTLLTALSLAAVIGVTLSACSSSDSGGGGEQSGKGKIGVILPDTKSSVRWETKDRPALESAFKEAGVEYSIQNAEGSADQMATIADGMIADGVTVLALVNLDSDSGASIQQKAAAQGVKTIDYDRLTLGGSADVYISFDNTKVGELQGQGLVDCLGGRPANVVFLNGSPTDNNATLFSAGAHSVLDATPTITAVGEQAVPDWDNDKAVTIFEQLYTAADGKVDGVYAANDGLAGSVISILEKNKRAGQVPVTGQDATVEGLQNILAGTQCMSVYKSATEEAGALAEAAIALATGKQPDTNSTSRDDQGGRDVPSVLLTPKAITKETVDVVFTDGGQSKDEVCAGQFAAMCTAAGV
- the xylA gene encoding xylose isomerase, with translation MSVLESSVSAVDDLIPRPADKFSFGLWTVGWTGNDPFGVATRPALDAVEAVERLAELGAYGLTFHDDDLFAFGSSEAERRRAIDRLTAALRAHGMVVPMVTTNLFTQPVFKDGGFTSNDRTVRRFALRKVLRNIDLAAELGAQTFVLWGGREGSEYDSAKDVRAALARYGEALDLLCQYAIDQGLPLRFAIEPKPNEPRGDILLPTVGHALAFIDTLAHPELVGVNPETGHEQMSGLNFMHGISQALYSDKLFHIDLNGQRGIKFDQDLVFGHGDLANAFALVDLLEHGGPTGGPAYSGPRHFDFKPSRTEDIDGVWESAAANMRMYLLLRARAATFRSDPAVAEAMAQAKVAELKTPTLDPGETYADLLADRSAYEDFDADSYFGAKGFGFVKLNQLAIEHLLGAR
- a CDS encoding ROK family transcriptional regulator; the encoded protein is MNDRRAARVGTSTDDVRRRNLSSVLTLVHHNRALSRAELTRRTGLSRSTIKDLVEELAERGLVVESPALGVSQVGRPSPIVSPGNQALAVAITPEVDAITVGVVGMGGLVLNEIRCPTERVPTVSDAVTIAAATIDRIREGLDQGHTLTAVGVAVPGLVHGPGSAVQLAPNLDWHDAEIGQMLSKATELPVYAANDANVGAVAEHLFGRHGNADHMIYVNGGPSGIGAGFVVAGSLLGGVAGYAGELGHTYVGGRERCHCGSVGCLETEVTQAPLLRLLTELDNHESDDHPVTHNGAELDVINRQARSLAIALGNAVNMLNPRLIVLGGFLRLFCAYAAEVLRGELSYRSMRAPRDLVRVVPANLGSETLMIGAAELAFAPLLANPGDY
- a CDS encoding MarR family winged helix-turn-helix transcriptional regulator, which encodes MTELPVVSPNQQLVGPLLEQLTRRLRTESESEIARFGLRARHVIALTLLRDFGERQQSELAGMLRIDPTNVVGLLNELEDLGLIERRRRPPDRRRHKVALTQAGADRLADIEAVLIDVERRVLTALDDDQRTTLHELAQRAVGEALACSQDDATPGPHPCVEDQEPDSAC
- a CDS encoding FMN-dependent NADH-azoreductase, translated to MAHLLHIDTSIQGMRSISRRLTARAAARWRAAHPEGTVTYRDLAEDPLPHLDGAGGLAAMVPPDQHTPAQAAVYARSLALINEIKEADTVLVGLPLYNFGPPSTLKAWVDHLIVPGASYDPATHQGLLGDTELIVLAARGGGYGSGTPREGWDHAQAWLPHGLAMTGLVPKLITAELTMAPENPAMAELRPLAAQSLAAAEAAVDQLWATSPVPA